CTAACAATTGAAGCCCTTGCACAAACAGCAGGTGTCCTGATCAACATTACAAATGAGAAGACAGCAGATGAGTCTCTGTTCTTCTTTATGAGTGTTGATGGCGTAAAATTCCGCCGCCCAGTTCTACCGGGTATGACAATCCGTTTCTACGCAACACAGATTCAAAAGCGCGGCCACGTGTATAAGTTCTTTGGTGTTGCCCGTGATGAAAACGGTGACAAAATGGCCGAAGCGACATTTACAGCGAAGTGGAGCGAAAGAGCCGAATAATGT
The sequence above is drawn from the Pseudomonadota bacterium genome and encodes:
- the fabZ gene encoding 3-hydroxyacyl-ACP dehydratase FabZ, whose translation is MGFPVSKEPMTEYNVRELLPHREPILLVDHVLDLEIGESIITERTFPEGDPVFDGHFPGNPIMPGMLTIEALAQTAGVLINITNEKTADESLFFFMSVDGVKFRRPVLPGMTIRFYATQIQKRGHVYKFFGVARDENGDKMAEATFTAKWSERAE